From the Manis javanica isolate MJ-LG chromosome 13, MJ_LKY, whole genome shotgun sequence genome, one window contains:
- the NACC1 gene encoding nucleus accumbens-associated protein 1 isoform X1, which yields MAQTLQMEIPNFGNSILECLNEQRLQGLYCDVSVVVKGHAFKAHRAVLAASSSYFRDLFNSSRSAVVELPAAVQPQSFQQILSFCYTGRLSMNVGDQFLLMYTAGFLQIQEIMEKGTEFFLKVSSPSCDSQGLHAEEAPSSEPQSPVAQTSSWPACGTPLPLVSRIKTEQQESDSVQCTPVAKRLWDGGQKEAGGSGGGGNGSRKMAKFSTPDLATSRPPQPPPPQQALVAAAAVAGGVVSGPSTSERTSPGTSSAYTSDSPGSYHNEEDEEEDAGEEDTDEQYRQICNMYTMYSMMNVGQTAEKVEALPEQVTPESRNRIRVRQDLASLPAELMNQIGNRCHPKLYDEGDPSEKLELVTAIRWLPSSGTNVYITRAQLMNCHVSAGTRHKVLLRRLLASFFDRNTLANSCGTGIRSSSNNPSRKPLDSRVLHAVKYYCQNFAPNFKESEMNAIAADMCTNARRVVRKSWMPKVKLLVPEGDAYTTFISDTGKIEPDMIGMEHSFETASHDGEAGPSAEALQ from the exons GGAGATTCCAAACTTTGGCAACAGCATTCTGGAGTGTCTGAACGAGCAGCGGCTGCAGGGCCTGTACTGTGATGTGTCGGTGGTCGTCAAAGGCCACGCATTCAAGGCCCACCGGGCTGTGCTGGCCGCCAGCAGCTCCTACTTCCGGGACCTGTTCAACAGCAGCCGGAGCGCTGTGGTGGAGCTGCCGGCAGCTGTGCAGCCGCAGTCCTTTCAGCAGATCCTCAGCTTCTGCTACACAGGCCGGCTGAGCATGAACGTGGGCGACCAGTTCCTGCTCATGTACACAGCCGGCTTCCTGCAGATCCAGGAGATCATGGAGAAGGGCACTGAGTTCTTCCTCAAGGTGAGCTCCCCCAGCTGCGACTCCCAGGGCCTGCACGCTGAGGAGGCCCCGTCATCCGAGCCCCAGAGCCCCGTGGCACAGACGTCCAGCTGGCCTGCTTGCGGGACCCCGTTGCCCCTTGTGTCGCGCATCAAGACAGAGCAGCAGGAGTCAGACTCCGTGCAGTGCACGCCCGTGGCCAAGCGGCTGTGGGATGGTGGCCAGAAGGAGGCGGGGGGCAGCGGGGGCGGGGGCAACGGCAGCCGCAAGATGGCCAAGTTCTCCACGCCGGACCTGGCCACCAGCCGGCCACCCCAGCCCCCGCCGCCTCAGCAGGCCTTGGTGGCGGCAGCGGCGGTGGCAGGGGGCGTGGTGAGTGGGCCCAGCACCTCGGAGCGGACCAGCCCAGGCACCTCAAGCGCCTATACCAGCGACAGCCCCGGCTCCTACCACAAcgaggaggatgaagaggaggaTGCGGGCGAGGAAGACACGGACGAGCAGTACCGTCAGATCTGCAATATGTACACCATGTACAGCATGATGAACGTCGGCCAGACAG CCGAGAAGGTGGAGGCCCTCCCTGAGCAGGTGACCCCCGAGAGCCGGAATCGCATCCGGGTGCGGCAAGACCTGGCATCTCTCCCGGCTGAGCTCATGAACCAGATTGGCAACCGTTGCCATCCCAAACTGTACGACGAGGGTGACCCCTCAGAGAAGCTGGAATTGGTGACAG CCATTCGCTGGCTCCCTTCTTCAGGCACCAACGTGTACATCACAAGGGCGCAGCTCATGAACTGCCACGTCAGTGCGGGCACGCGGCACAAGGTCCTGCTGCGGCGCCTCCTGGCCTCCTTCTTTGACCG GAACACGCTGGCCAACAGCTGTGGGACCGGCATCCGCTCTTCCAGCAACAACCCCAGTCGCAAACCGCTGGACAGTCGCGTCCTCCACGCTGTCAAGT ACTACTGCCAAAACTTTGCCCCCAACTTCAAAGAGAGTGAGATGAATGCCATCGCGGCTGACATGTGCACCAATGCTCGCCGTGTTGTGCGTAAGAGCTGGATGCCCAAGGTCAAGCTGCTCGTGCCCGAGGGTGATGCCTACACCACCTTCATCAGCGACACGGGCAAGATCGAGCCAGACATGATTGGCATGGAGCACAGCTTTGAGACAGCCAGCCATGATGGCGAGGCCGGCCCCTCGGCTGAGGCTCTGCAGTAG
- the NACC1 gene encoding nucleus accumbens-associated protein 1 isoform X2 — MAQTLQMEIPNFGNSILECLNEQRLQGLYCDVSVVVKGHAFKAHRAVLAASSSYFRDLFNSSRSAVVELPAAVQPQSFQQILSFCYTGRLSMNVGDQFLLMYTAGFLQIQEIMEKGTEFFLKVSSPSCDSQGLHAEEAPSSEPQSPVAQTSSWPACGTPLPLVSRIKTEQQESDSVQCTPVAKRLWDGGQKEAGGSGGGGNGSRKMAKFSTPDLATSRPPQPPPPQQALVAAAAVAGGVVSGPSTSERTSPGTSSAYTSDSPGSYHNEEDEEEDAGEEDTDEQYRQICNMYTMYSMMNVGQTAEKVEALPEQVTPESRNRIRVRQDLASLPAELMNQIGNRCHPKLYDEGDPSEKLELVTGTNVYITRAQLMNCHVSAGTRHKVLLRRLLASFFDRNTLANSCGTGIRSSSNNPSRKPLDSRVLHAVKYYCQNFAPNFKESEMNAIAADMCTNARRVVRKSWMPKVKLLVPEGDAYTTFISDTGKIEPDMIGMEHSFETASHDGEAGPSAEALQ, encoded by the exons GGAGATTCCAAACTTTGGCAACAGCATTCTGGAGTGTCTGAACGAGCAGCGGCTGCAGGGCCTGTACTGTGATGTGTCGGTGGTCGTCAAAGGCCACGCATTCAAGGCCCACCGGGCTGTGCTGGCCGCCAGCAGCTCCTACTTCCGGGACCTGTTCAACAGCAGCCGGAGCGCTGTGGTGGAGCTGCCGGCAGCTGTGCAGCCGCAGTCCTTTCAGCAGATCCTCAGCTTCTGCTACACAGGCCGGCTGAGCATGAACGTGGGCGACCAGTTCCTGCTCATGTACACAGCCGGCTTCCTGCAGATCCAGGAGATCATGGAGAAGGGCACTGAGTTCTTCCTCAAGGTGAGCTCCCCCAGCTGCGACTCCCAGGGCCTGCACGCTGAGGAGGCCCCGTCATCCGAGCCCCAGAGCCCCGTGGCACAGACGTCCAGCTGGCCTGCTTGCGGGACCCCGTTGCCCCTTGTGTCGCGCATCAAGACAGAGCAGCAGGAGTCAGACTCCGTGCAGTGCACGCCCGTGGCCAAGCGGCTGTGGGATGGTGGCCAGAAGGAGGCGGGGGGCAGCGGGGGCGGGGGCAACGGCAGCCGCAAGATGGCCAAGTTCTCCACGCCGGACCTGGCCACCAGCCGGCCACCCCAGCCCCCGCCGCCTCAGCAGGCCTTGGTGGCGGCAGCGGCGGTGGCAGGGGGCGTGGTGAGTGGGCCCAGCACCTCGGAGCGGACCAGCCCAGGCACCTCAAGCGCCTATACCAGCGACAGCCCCGGCTCCTACCACAAcgaggaggatgaagaggaggaTGCGGGCGAGGAAGACACGGACGAGCAGTACCGTCAGATCTGCAATATGTACACCATGTACAGCATGATGAACGTCGGCCAGACAG CCGAGAAGGTGGAGGCCCTCCCTGAGCAGGTGACCCCCGAGAGCCGGAATCGCATCCGGGTGCGGCAAGACCTGGCATCTCTCCCGGCTGAGCTCATGAACCAGATTGGCAACCGTTGCCATCCCAAACTGTACGACGAGGGTGACCCCTCAGAGAAGCTGGAATTGGTGACAG GCACCAACGTGTACATCACAAGGGCGCAGCTCATGAACTGCCACGTCAGTGCGGGCACGCGGCACAAGGTCCTGCTGCGGCGCCTCCTGGCCTCCTTCTTTGACCG GAACACGCTGGCCAACAGCTGTGGGACCGGCATCCGCTCTTCCAGCAACAACCCCAGTCGCAAACCGCTGGACAGTCGCGTCCTCCACGCTGTCAAGT ACTACTGCCAAAACTTTGCCCCCAACTTCAAAGAGAGTGAGATGAATGCCATCGCGGCTGACATGTGCACCAATGCTCGCCGTGTTGTGCGTAAGAGCTGGATGCCCAAGGTCAAGCTGCTCGTGCCCGAGGGTGATGCCTACACCACCTTCATCAGCGACACGGGCAAGATCGAGCCAGACATGATTGGCATGGAGCACAGCTTTGAGACAGCCAGCCATGATGGCGAGGCCGGCCCCTCGGCTGAGGCTCTGCAGTAG
- the STX10 gene encoding syntaxin-10 isoform X1: MSLEDPFFVVRGEVQKAVNTARGLYQRWCELLQEGTAVGREELDWTTNELRNGLRSIEWDLEDLEETIGIVEANPGKFKLPAGDLQERKVFVDRMREAVQEMRDHMVSPAAIAFMERNNREMLTGRPASQKSSSDLLDASVVSATSRYIEEQQATQQLIMGQQDQQLEMVSGSIRVLKHMSGRVGEELDEQGIMLDAFVHEMDHTQSRMDGVLRKMAKVSHMTNEPTALWALRTALRPAFSTSVFLLLHECAGLDGVRGTGLCS, from the exons ATGTCTCTCGAAGACCCGTTTTTTGTAGTCCGAGG AGAGGTGCAGAAGGCTGTGAACACTGCCCGCGGGCTGTACCAGAGGTGGTGCGAGCTACTGCAGGAGGGCACCGCAGTCGGACGCGAGGAGCTGGACTGGACCACCAATGAGCTGCGGAATGGCCTGCGCAGCATCGAGTGGGACCTGGAGGATCTGGAGGAGACCATCG GCATCGTGGAAGCCAACCCAGGCAAGTTCAAGCTCCCAGCCGGAGAcctgcaggagaggaaggtctTCGTGGATCGGATGCGGGAGGCAGTCCAG GAAATGAGAGACCATATGGTCAGCCCAGCAGCCATAGCCTTCATGGAGAGGAACAATAGAGAG ATGCTGACAGGCAGGCCAGCCTCCCAGAAGTCATCTAGCGACTTGCTGGATGCCAGTGTGGTCTCAGCTACCTCTCGCTACATTGAAGAGCAGCAGGCCACGCAGCAG TTGATCATGGGTCAACAGGATCAACAGCTGGAAATGGTGTCTGGGAGCATCCGGGTTCTGAAACACATGTCTGGCCGGGTTGGAGAGGAGCTGGATGAGCAGGGCAT CATGCTGGATGCCTTTGTTCATGAGATGGACCACACCCAGTCCCGGATGGATGGGGTCCTCAGGAAGATGGCCAAAGTATCCCACATGACAAATG AACCTACTGCTCTTTGGGCACTCCGAACTGCACTGAGACCGGCCTTCTCAACTTCGGTGTTTCTTCTACTGCATGAGTGCGCTGGCTTGGATGGGGTAAGGGGTACAGGTCTGTGTTCATGA
- the STX10 gene encoding syntaxin-10 isoform X2, whose translation MSLEDPFFVVRGEVQKAVNTARGLYQRWCELLQEGTAVGREELDWTTNELRNGLRSIEWDLEDLEETIGIVEANPGKFKLPAGDLQERKVFVDRMREAVQEMRDHMVSPAAIAFMERNNREMLTGRPASQKSSSDLLDASVVSATSRYIEEQQATQQLIMGQQDQQLEMVSGSIRVLKHMSGRVGEELDEQGIMLDAFVHEMDHTQSRMDGVLRKMAKVSHMTNDRRQWCAIMVLLGVLLLVLILLFSL comes from the exons ATGTCTCTCGAAGACCCGTTTTTTGTAGTCCGAGG AGAGGTGCAGAAGGCTGTGAACACTGCCCGCGGGCTGTACCAGAGGTGGTGCGAGCTACTGCAGGAGGGCACCGCAGTCGGACGCGAGGAGCTGGACTGGACCACCAATGAGCTGCGGAATGGCCTGCGCAGCATCGAGTGGGACCTGGAGGATCTGGAGGAGACCATCG GCATCGTGGAAGCCAACCCAGGCAAGTTCAAGCTCCCAGCCGGAGAcctgcaggagaggaaggtctTCGTGGATCGGATGCGGGAGGCAGTCCAG GAAATGAGAGACCATATGGTCAGCCCAGCAGCCATAGCCTTCATGGAGAGGAACAATAGAGAG ATGCTGACAGGCAGGCCAGCCTCCCAGAAGTCATCTAGCGACTTGCTGGATGCCAGTGTGGTCTCAGCTACCTCTCGCTACATTGAAGAGCAGCAGGCCACGCAGCAG TTGATCATGGGTCAACAGGATCAACAGCTGGAAATGGTGTCTGGGAGCATCCGGGTTCTGAAACACATGTCTGGCCGGGTTGGAGAGGAGCTGGATGAGCAGGGCAT CATGCTGGATGCCTTTGTTCATGAGATGGACCACACCCAGTCCCGGATGGATGGGGTCCTCAGGAAGATGGCCAAAGTATCCCACATGACAAATG ACCGCCGACAGTGGTGTGCCATTATGGTGCTGCTGGGGGTGCTTCTCCTGGTTCTCATcctgctcttctctctctga
- the STX10 gene encoding syntaxin-10 isoform X3: MSLEDPFFVVRGEVQKAVNTARGLYQRWCELLQEGTAVGREELDWTTNELRNGLRSIEWDLEDLEETIGIVEANPGKFKLPAGDLQERKVFVDRMREAVQEMRDHMVSPAAIAFMERNNREMLTGRPASQKSSSDLLDASVVSATSRYIEEQQATQQLIMGQQDQQLEMVSGSIRVLKHMSGRVGEELDEQACWMPLFMRWTTPSPGWMGSSGRWPKYPT; the protein is encoded by the exons ATGTCTCTCGAAGACCCGTTTTTTGTAGTCCGAGG AGAGGTGCAGAAGGCTGTGAACACTGCCCGCGGGCTGTACCAGAGGTGGTGCGAGCTACTGCAGGAGGGCACCGCAGTCGGACGCGAGGAGCTGGACTGGACCACCAATGAGCTGCGGAATGGCCTGCGCAGCATCGAGTGGGACCTGGAGGATCTGGAGGAGACCATCG GCATCGTGGAAGCCAACCCAGGCAAGTTCAAGCTCCCAGCCGGAGAcctgcaggagaggaaggtctTCGTGGATCGGATGCGGGAGGCAGTCCAG GAAATGAGAGACCATATGGTCAGCCCAGCAGCCATAGCCTTCATGGAGAGGAACAATAGAGAG ATGCTGACAGGCAGGCCAGCCTCCCAGAAGTCATCTAGCGACTTGCTGGATGCCAGTGTGGTCTCAGCTACCTCTCGCTACATTGAAGAGCAGCAGGCCACGCAGCAG TTGATCATGGGTCAACAGGATCAACAGCTGGAAATGGTGTCTGGGAGCATCCGGGTTCTGAAACACATGTCTGGCCGGGTTGGAGAGGAGCTGGATGAGCAGG CATGCTGGATGCCTTTGTTCATGAGATGGACCACACCCAGTCCCGGATGGATGGGGTCCTCAGGAAGATGGCCAAAGTATCCCACATGA
- the IER2 gene encoding immediate early response gene 2 protein: MEVQKEAQRIMTLSVWKMYHSRMQRGGLRLHRSLQLSLVMRSARELYLSAKVEAHEPEVPLPPARSADPRLHPPREAEAEAKVAPPDGEQPSLEPMDTQEVSRAQETPTRYAPRAAKISRKRRSSSLSDGGDIGLIPSKKARLEEDQEGASSEVSDRLQPPLAQAEGAFPNLARVLQRRFSGLLNCSPAAPTTAPPACEAKPACRPADSMLNVLVRAVVAF; this comes from the coding sequence ATGGAGGTGCAGAAGGAAGCGCAACGTATCATGACCCTGTCGGTGTGGAAGATGTACCATTCGCGCATGCAGCGCGGTGGCCTGCGGCTGCACCGGAGTCTACAGCTGTCGCTAGTCATGCGCAGCGCCCGGGAGCTCTACCTCTCGGCCAAGGTGGAGGCCCACGAACCCGAGGTCCCATTGCCGCCTGCCCGCTCCGCTGACCCTCGCCTGCACCCGCCGCGGGAAGCGGAAGCAGAGGCCAAGGTAGCGCCCCCCGACGgtgagcagccctctctggagccCATGGACACGCAGGAAGTGTCCCGAGCCCAGGAGACCCCTACCCGCTATGCCCCGCGCGCCGCCAAAATCAGCCGCAAGCGGCGAAGCAGCAGCCTGAGCGACGGCGGGGACATAGGACTGATTCCGAGCAAGAAAGCCCGCCTAGAAGAAGACCAGGAAGGTGCTTCTTCGGAGGTCTCTGATCGCCTGCAGCCCCCTCTGGCGCAAGCTGAGGGCGCCTTCCCCAACCTGGCGCGCGTCTTACAGAGGCGCTTCTCCGGCCTCCTGAACTGCAGCCCCGCTGCTCCCACGACGGCGCCGCCGGCGTGCGAGGCAAAGCCGGCCTGCCGCCCCGCGGACAGCATGTTGAATGTGCTCGTGCGGGCCGTGGTGGCTTTCTGA